One genomic region from Prunus persica cultivar Lovell chromosome G3, Prunus_persica_NCBIv2, whole genome shotgun sequence encodes:
- the LOC18782015 gene encoding calcium permeable stress-gated cation channel 1 isoform X2 produces MVPVNWTNSTLKNSNVVFSNIDELSISNVPVGSSRFWTHLVMAYAFTLWTCYVLKREYEKVASMRLHFLASDQRRADQFTVLVRNVPPDPDETVSQLVEHFFLVNHPDHYLTHQVVYNANKLSKLVNEKKKLQNWLDYYQLKLSRNPSKRPSKKTGFLGLWGNRVDAIDFYTSEIERLLKEISSERDKITSNPKSIMPAAFVSFRTRWNAAVCAQTQQSRNPTIWLTEWAPEPRDVCWDNLAIPYVSLTIRRLVVAVAFFFLTFFFMIPIAFVQSLANIEGIEKAVPFLKPVIEVKFIKSFIQGFLPGIALKIFLIFLPTILMIMSKFEGFNSISALERRSATRYYIFQFVNVFLGSIITGTAFQQLDKFIHQSANEIPKTIGVSIPMKATFFITYIMVDGWAGVAGEILRLKPLIIYHLKNFLLVKTEKDREEAMDPGTLGFNTGEPQIQLYFLLGLVYAVVSPILLPFIIVFFGLAYVVYRHQIINVYNQEYESAAAFWPDVHGRIITALIVSQLLLMGLLSTKEAAQSTPLLITLPVLTIWFHRFCKGCYEPAFIRYPLQEAMMKDTLERAREPNLNLKGFLQNAYIHPVFKGEDDSENEAAAEECEKEPAVVPTKRQSRRNTPLPSKYSGSSSSSLPDDTQKMLRP; encoded by the exons GTAG ATTTTGGACTCATTTAGTAATGGCTTATGCTTTTACATTGTGGACATGCTATGTATTGAAAAGGGAGTATGAGAAGGTTGCATCAATGAGGTTGCATTTTCTTGCATCAGACCAGAGGCGCGCTGATCAGTTCACA GTACTGGTTAGAAACGTGCCACCAGATCCTGATGAAACAGTTAGTCAGCTTGTGGAACATTTTTTTCTGGTCAACCATCCAGACCACTATCTCACTCATCAG GTTGTTTACAATGCAAACAAACTTTCTAAATTAGtcaatgagaagaagaagttacAGAATTGGCTTGACTACTATCAACTTAAATTGTCTAGAAATCCATCCAAAAGACCATCTAAGAAG ACTGGATTTCTTGGTCTTTGGGGTAATCGGGTGGATGCTATTGATTTCTATACATCTGAGATTGAGAGGCTATTAAAAGAA ATATCTTCAGAGAGAGATAAGATTACAAGCAACCCTAAATCTATCATGCCAGCAGCATTTGTGTCCTTCAGAACTCGATGGAATGCCGCTGTTTGTGCACAAACTCAGCAATCCAGAAACCCAACTATATGGTTGACTGAGTGGGCTCCGGAACCCCGTGATGTTTGTTGGGATAACCTGGCAATCCCCTATGTTTCATTGACAATCAGGAGGCTTGTAGTTGCCgttgctttcttcttcctcaccttCTTTTTTATGATACCCATTGCATTTGTACAATCCCTTGCAAACATTGAGGGTATTGAGAAAGCAGTCCCCTTCCTAAAGCCCGTTATTGAAGT gaaatttataaaatcatttatccAAGGTTTCCTACCTGGAATTGCTTTGAAGATTTTTCTCATATTCCTTCCTACTATTTTGATGATAATGTCCAAATTTGAAGGATTTAATAGCATATCAGCTCTAGAGAGGAGATCGGCTACtagatattatattttccaatttgtcaACGTATTTCTTGGGAGCATAATCACTGGAACTGCGTTTCAACAACTAGATAAATTCATCCACCAATCTGCTAATGA GATCCCAAAGACAATTGGTGTTTCAATTCCAATGAAGGCAACTTTCTTTATAACTTATATAATGGTCGATGGGTGGGCCGGAGTTGCTGGGGAGATTCTAAGGTTGAAACCTTTGATTATTTATCACTTGAAAAATTTCCTCTTGGTGAAGACTGAAAAGGATAGGGAAGAGGCCATGGATCCAGGAACCCTTGGTTTCAACACCGGTGAACCTCAAATACAACTCTATTTCTTACTTGGCCTTGTTTATGCTGTGGTGTCGCCAATCCTACTTCCATTCATAATAGTATTCTTTGGCCTGGCATATGTTGTTTATCGTCATCAG ATTATAAATGTCTATAATCAGGAGTATGAAAGCGCTGCAGCATTCTGGCCTGATGTCCATGGGCGCATCATAACAGCACTTATCGTCTCACAACTGCTACTGATGGGGTTGTTAAGCACTAAAGAAGCTGCTCAGTCAACGCCACTGCTTATCACACTCCCAGTGTTGACCATATGGTTCCATAGATTTTGCAAAGGCTGCTACGAACCTGCTTTCATCAGATATCCATTACAG GAAGCAATGATGAAAGATACATTAGAACGTGCAAGAGAGCCAAATCTGAACTTGAAAGGCTTCCTTCAAAATGCATACATCCACCCAGTTTTCAAGGGTGAAGATGACAGTGAGAATGAAGCAGCCGCCGAAGAATGCGAGAAGGAGCCCGCAGTCGTGCCAACGAAACGCCAGTCTCGAAGGAATACACCATTGCCCAGCAAATATAGTggttcttcatcatcatccctACCCGATGACACCCAGAAGATGCTCCGGCCTTAA
- the LOC18783797 gene encoding uncharacterized protein LOC18783797, whose amino-acid sequence MTAADATTSSSPSTTATIPSNLPLISAFLACALAQFLKLFTSWYKERRWDSKRMLDSGGMPSSHSATVTALAVAIGLQDGVGGPAFAIALVLACIVMYDASGVRLHAGRQAELLNQIVYELPPEHPLSSVRPLRDSLGHTPLQVVAGAVLGCVVAYLMRNTK is encoded by the exons ATGACGGCCGCGGATGCGACGACGTCGTCTTCACCGTCGACGACTGCAACGATCCCGTCGAACCTCCCTCTCATCTCTGCGTTCCTCGCCTGCGCTCTCGCTCAGTTCCTTAAGCTCTTCACCTCCTG GTACAAAGAAAGGAGATGGGATTCGAAGCGAATGCTCGATTCCGGCGGAATGCCGTCGTCGCATTCGGCCACGGTGACGGCTCTGGCGGTCGCCATTGGCCTTCAAGATGGCGTCGGAGGACCCGCTTTCGCCATTGCTCTGGTCTTAGCATGCATT GTGATGTATGATGCCTCCGGAGTGAGACTTCATGCTGGTCGGCAAGCCGAG ttgctgaaccaaattgtGTACGAGCTTCCTCCGGAGCATCCTTTGTCCAGTGTTAGACCTCTGCGCGATTCACTTGGACATACTCCCTTGCAG GTTGTTGCTGGTGCCGTGCTGGGATGCGTAGTGGCATATCTAATGCGGAACACCAAATAA
- the LOC18783060 gene encoding uncharacterized protein LOC18783060, producing the protein MTKKRASSPMRQLLRLVTGLIIIVSIFLCLLAFLRVLHFQSKLPPSFFTSQRSHAFIHEDQFKGPPKVAFLFLVHRDLPLYFLWDTFFKNGDVAKFSIYIRSEPGFAFDESTTSSAFFYGRQLNNSIQVVWGESSMIEAERLLLEEALYDPANQIFALLSDSCVPLYNFSYIYNYVMSSPRSFVDSFIDVKGFRYDPKMSPTMPEKRWRKGSQWITLVRRHAEIVVDDHTVFPVFRKFSAATYRPAFEEATSCKEILSSKLYMKKKEEKRTVPKYRNCIPDEHYVQTLLADIDHVYYEYEQHTEFCHTGSKIASCYLFARKFTVGAAMRILREGLIGPYDVTAIPNM; encoded by the exons ATGACAAAGAAGAGAGCTTCATCACCCATGCGCCAACTTTTGAGGTTGGTTACAGGTCTCATCATCATTGTCAGTATCTTTCTATGTCTATTGGCTTTCCTTAGAGTGCTCCATTTTCAGTCCAAGCTCCCACCATCATTCTTCACGTCTCAGAGGTCTCATGCTTTCATTCATGAAGATCAGTTTAAAGGCCCTCCGAAAGTTGCCTTCCTCTTCCTCGTTCATCGGGATCTTCCTCTTTATTTTCTCTGGGACACCTTCTTCAAG AATGGCGATGTGGCAAAGTTCTCGATTTATATTCGTTCAGAGCCTGGTTTTGCATTTGATGAATCAACCACAAGTTCTGCTTTCTTTTACGGTCGACAGCTGAACAACAGCATTCAG GTAGTATGGGGAGAATCAAGTATGATAGAAGCAGAGCGCTTACTACTTGAAGAAGCTCTGTATGATCCAGCCAATCAAATATTTGCCCTTCTCTCAGATAG CTGTGTGCCTCTGTACAACTTCAGTTACATTTACAACTATGTAATGTCTTCTCCAAGAAGCTTTGTGGACAG CTTCATTGATGTTAAAGGATTTCGTTATGATCCGAAGATGTCACCTACTATGCCTGAGAAGAGATGGCGAAAAGGATCCCAG TGGATAACTTTGGTTAGAAGACATGCAGAAATTGTTGTCGACGACCATACGGTTTTCCCCGTCTTCAGGAAATTCT CGGCGGCCACCTATAGACCTGCGTTTGAAGAGGCAACTTCTTGTAAGGAAATACTGTCTTCTAAACTTTAcatgaaaaagaaggaagaaaaaagg ACAGTTCCGAAGTATCGCAATTGCATCCCAGATGAACATTACGTGCAGACATTACTTGCA GATATCGACCATGTATACTATGAGTACGAACAACACACCGAGTTCTGCCATACCGGTTCCAAAATCGCTTCATGTTACTTGTTTGCAAGAAAATTCACTGTCGGAGCTGCCATGCGCATTCTGAGAGAAGGTTTGATTGGTCCTTATGATGTTACTGCAATACCAAACATGTGA
- the LOC18784216 gene encoding condensin complex subunit 2, protein MADTLSPNPTAQKQRLPMAARLQSPTSPFFLGSNDDHLERAQARAARAAAIRRKSIALNLPPLDADTDPCLGKEQILELFQNCIKLASENKINQKNTWELNLIDHLTEIIKVEEENDAETNFQKASCTLEAGVKIYSLRVDSVHSEAYKVLGGMNRAGQEDEQDTSPDDAAVDNGQDVAHSKKEMEKKSPLSTLESSFEALNVKKFDVAFAVDPLYHQTSAQFDEGGARGLLMNNLGVYGRCRVLFDSSEVPAKCMSCDNQHDKSDTIDLSFASEYVEQMVLNMRMKDEISPTLRNIVNRFDEDNRRPADIYSCSQESAEQVDAAHNNEVEFDGDVPENFGNWDYEHDDQTSMVEEGLNCENSTFPSCHEENEPGAFDERDNEERLKEVDEYLFLSLGLTSKQNAWAGPDHWKYRKTKVSEIDPSGEQPVAVKRHRKKVQPDLDFTKALEEEMPDIFASPKNPKSLLLPANRGPCNTKLPEDCHYQPEDLIKLFLIPNVKFLGRRGKKSSDESRRQSDDYGQSPFYDDDDVFGGQYDDGISHSDVEDFSTLVSQPRQVNKIEVHYDKTSKQVDVQVLKETLWGHVQESVHMSTQGQEQLASFKQILASFPSDCRAAGTINEISPHLCFICLLHLANEHGLSILGTTNLDDLSIHLP, encoded by the exons ATGGCCGATACCCTAAGCCCTAACCCAACGGCCCAGAAGCAGAGGCTCCCGATGGCCGCTCGTCTCCAGTCTCCAACCAGCCCCTTCTTCCTCGGCTCCAACGACGACCACCTCGAGCGTGCACAAGCACGTGCGGCACGCGCCGCCGCGATTCGCAGAAAGTCCATTGCGCTCAATTTACCGCCACTGGATGCGGATACTGATCCCTGCCTCGGCAAGGAGCAGATTCTCGAGCTGTTCCAGAATTGCATCAAACTGGCTAGCGAAAAT aaaattaatcaaaagaaCACATGGGAGCTCAATCTGATAGACCATTTGACGGAAATTATTAAGGTTGAAGAGGAAAATGACGCTGAGACGAATTTTCAAAAG GCAAGCTGCACTCTTGAAGCTGGAGTCAAAATTTACTCATTAAGGGTGGATTCAGTACACTCTGAGGCATATAAGGTCCTTGGTGGAATGAATAGAGCAGGCCAAGAAGACGAACAAG ATACTAGTCCGGATGATGCCGCTGTTGACAATGGACAAGATGTGGCGCATTCCAAGAAAGAGATGGAGAAAAAG TCACCTTTATCAACGCTGGAGTCGTCTTTTGAGGCTCTAAATGTAAAAAAGTTTGATG TTGCATTTGCAGTTGATCCACTCTATCATCAGACATCTGCACAATTTGATGAAGGTGGGGCTAGGGGTCTTTTAATGAATAATCTTGGAGTATATGGTAGATGCAGAGTTCTCTTTGACTCGTCGGAAGTACCAGCGAAGTGCATGTCATGTGATAATCAACATGATAAATCAGATACCATCgatctttcttttgctagTG AGTATGTTGAACAAATGGTATTGAACATGCGAATGAAAGATGAAATTTCACCAACTCTCAGGAATATAGTCAATCGATTTGATGAAGATAACAGAAGGCCAGCAGATATTTATTCCTGTTCTCAAGAATCAGCAGAGCAAGTAGACGCAGCCCATAATAATgaagttgaatttgatggtGATGTACCTGAGAACTTTGGGAACTGGGATTACGAACATGATGACCAAACAAGCATGGTAGAGGAGGGTCTTAACTGTGAAAATTCAACTTTTCCTAGTTGTCACGAG GAAAATGAACCGGGCGCTTTCGATGAGCGTGATAACGAGGAGAGACTTAAGGAAGTTGATGAGTATTTGTTCTTAAGTCTTGGATTAACTTCAAAACAAAATGCATGGGCAGGTCCTGATCATTGGAAGTATCGAAAAACTAAAG TTTCCGAGATTGATCCTTCTGGAGAACAACCAGTGGCGGTTAAACGACATAGGAAAAAAGTACAGCCTGATCTTGATTTCACGAAAgccttggaagaagaaatgccAGATATTTTTGCTTCTCCAAAAAATCCGAAGTCCTTACTGCTGCCAGCAAATAGAGGACCCTGTAATACAAAGCTTCCTGAGGATTGCCACTATCAACCAGAGGATCTTATCAAGCTATTTCTGATACCTAATGTAAAG TTCCTTGGAAGGAGAGGCAAGAAGTCCTCAG ATGAATCGAGGCGACAGTCTGATGATTATGGGCAATCGCCATTCtacgatgatgatgatgtattTGGTGGCCAATATGATGACGGAATTAGCCATAGTGATGTGGAGGACTTTAGCACACTTGTTTCTCAGCCTCGCCAG GTAAACAAAATTGAAGTCCACTATGACAAGACTTCCAAACAAGTTGATGTCCAGGTTCTGAAAGAAACCCTTTGGGGCCATGTACAAGAATCTGTTCACATGTCGACACAG GGTCAAGAACAACTGGCATCCTTCAAGCAAATCTTGGCCAGCTTCCCAAGTGACTGCAGAGCTGCTGGAACTATCAATGAAATCTCCCCTCATCTGTGTTTCATATGCCTTTTACATTTAGCCAATGAGCATGGCTTGAGCATCCTTGGCACCACCAATTTGGATGATCTCAGCATACACCTTCCTTAG
- the LOC18783228 gene encoding fatty acid hydroperoxide lyase, chloroplastic, translating to MSFMMSMTPGIPSSSSSSSPSPPSSPPLSSPTVSLPVRTIPGAYGWPLLGPISDRLDYFWFQGPETFFKKRTEKYKSTVFRTNVPPSFPLFLNVNPNVVAVLDGKSFSYLFDMDLVEKKNTLVGDFMPSVNFTGGLRTCAYLDTTEPQHAKIKNFAMDILKRSSKVWVPELTANLSTMFDTIEAEVSKDGSASYLIPLQKFIFNFLTKCLVGADTASSPKIAESGYAMLDRWLALQLLPTVKIGLLQPLEEILLHSFAYPSFLVSGDYNKLYQFVKEQGKEVVKRGETEFGLSQEEVIHNLLFVLGFNAFGGFSVFLPTLISTIASDTTGLQDKIVKEVREKAGSTLTFDSVKNLPLVQSIVYETLRCNPPVPLQYARARKDFQLSSHDSVFDIKKGELLCGYQPQVMKDEKVFDEPETFQPDRFLKNKELLNYLYWSNGPQTGSPSQYNKQCPGKDTVTLTACLFVAYVFQRYDSMTGTATSITALEKPK from the exons ATGTCTTTCATGATGAGCATGACGCCTGGCATcccatcatcatcctcatcctcatcaCCCTCACCACCATCATCACCACCGCTCTCTTCACCGACAGTATCACTTCCGGTCCGTACGATTCCCGGAGCCTACGGCTGGCCGCTTCTGGGGCCCATCTCTGACCGCCTGGACTACTTCTGGTTCCAAGGCCCTGAAACCTTCTTCAAAAAACGCACTGAGAAGTACAAGAGCACTGTGTTCCGTACAAATGTCCCTCCGAGCTTTCCTCTGTTTCTCAACGTCAACCCCAACGTTGTGGCTGTTCTGGACGGCAAGTCCTTCTCGTACCTCTTCGACATGGACTTGGTCGAGAAGAAGAATACTCTTGTTGGTGACTTCATGCCCAGTGTTAACTTTACTGGGGGCTTGAGGACCTGTGCTTACCTTGATACCACTGAACCACAACACGCTAAG ATCAAGAACTTTGCCATGGACATCTTGAAAAGAAGCTCCAAGGTTTGGGTACCTGAGCTCACTGCTAACCTCTCCACCATGTTTGACACAATAGAAGCAGAAGTGTCCAAGGATGGGAGTGCCAGCTACTTGATCCCACTCCAgaaattcattttcaatttcctcaCAAAATGCTTAGTTGGTGCTGACACAGCAAGCTCACCCAAGATAGCTGAGTCCGGTTACGCCATGTTGGACCGGTGGCTCGCCCTCCAGCTCCTCCCCACTGTCAAGATTGGTTTGCTTCAGCCTCTGGAGGAGATTCTCCTCCATTCTTTTGCATACCCATCTTTTCTTGTGAGTGGAGACTACAACAAGCTTTACCAATTTGTTAAGGAACAAG GTAAAGAAGTAGTGAAGAGAGGTGAAACCGAGTTTGGACTGAGCCAAGAAGAAGTAATTCACAACCTTCTGTTTGTGCTTGGTTTCAACGCGTTTGGTGGGTTCTCTGTCTTTCTACCAACGTTAATAAGCACAATAGCTAGTGACACCACCGGCTTACAAGACAAAATAGTCAAAGAAGTCAGAGAAAAGGCCGGTTCAACTTTGACTTTCGACTCAGTTAAAAATTTGCCACTGGTTCAGTCTATAGTATACGAAACACTCCGGTGCAACCCGCCGGTTCCTCTCCAATACGCCCGGGCCAGGAAGGACTTTCAACTGAGTTCACATGACTCGGTTTTTGACATCAAGAAGGGTGAGTTGCTTTGTGGGTATCAACCACAGGTGATGAAGGATGAGAAGGTTTTTGATGAACCAGAGACTTTTCAACCGGACCGGTTCTTGAAAAATAAGGAGTTACTGAACTACTTGTACTGGTCCAATGGACCGCAGACCGGCTCACCAAGCCAGTACAACAAACAGTGTCCTGGAAAGGACACTGTGACCCTCACGGCTTGCTTGTTTGTTGCTTATGTGTTTCAAAGATATGATTCAATGACTGGGACCGCAACTTCAATCACAGCCCTTGAGAAACCCAAGTAA